A region of Moorena producens PAL-8-15-08-1 DNA encodes the following proteins:
- a CDS encoding inorganic diphosphatase, whose protein sequence is MDLSKIPAQPKPGLINVLIEIPAGSKNKYEFDKDLEAFALDRVLYASVHYPYDYGFVPNTLADDGDPLDGMVIMDQPTFPGCVITARPIGMLEMIDGGDRDEKILCVPDKDPRYAEVKTLEDIAPHRLDEIAEFFKTYKNLEKKVTEILGWKDLDHVMPLVEESIKNYNK, encoded by the coding sequence ATGGATTTATCAAAGATTCCTGCTCAACCTAAACCAGGTCTGATCAACGTTTTAATTGAAATTCCCGCAGGTAGTAAAAATAAGTATGAGTTTGACAAGGATCTAGAAGCCTTTGCCCTGGACCGGGTACTTTATGCATCGGTACACTACCCCTATGATTACGGCTTTGTGCCTAACACTCTAGCAGATGATGGTGATCCTCTTGATGGTATGGTCATAATGGATCAACCTACGTTCCCTGGTTGTGTCATTACCGCTAGACCAATCGGGATGCTGGAAATGATCGATGGAGGTGATCGGGATGAAAAAATTCTGTGTGTTCCTGACAAGGATCCTCGCTACGCTGAGGTAAAAACTCTCGAAGATATAGCCCCCCATCGGTTGGATGAGATTGCTGAATTTTTCAAGACATACAAAAATCTGGAAAAGAAAGTTACCGAAATTTTAGGATGGAAAGATCTTGATCACGTAATGCCTTTGGTGGAAGAGTCGATCAAAAACTATAACAAGTAG
- the alr gene encoding alanine racemase codes for MGELQQRIGITPLQSESVTQILRDDTDCLTDPFYPGLRQRAWAEIDQVALYQNLRQIQQLLRHPTQLMAVVKADAYGHGALTVARTAIEAGAGGLCVATVSEGIQLRQGGIKATILLLGATNTPEQVKAIAHWQLEPTLCNPQQALVFSETLSGLNQTLPVHLKLDTGMSRLGMPWQDAIEFVRLVQQLPNLEIASVYSHLATADSPDPTVMRQQHERFKNAIAQLQAGGITPPRLHLANSAATLTDSALHYDWVRVGLAVYGLYPAEYLQKVIHLKPVMQVKARITQIKTIPPGTGISYGHQFISNRQMRVAVVGIGYADGVPRNLSNRINVIIQGQQVPQIGAITMDQLMLDVSDIPNIQVGEIVTLIGQDGEEQISADDWAMALGTISWEIICGFKHRLPRVVVG; via the coding sequence ATGGGAGAGCTTCAGCAGAGGATTGGTATAACACCATTACAGTCGGAATCTGTCACACAAATCCTACGGGATGATACTGACTGCCTAACTGACCCGTTCTATCCTGGATTACGCCAACGAGCCTGGGCGGAAATTGATCAAGTTGCTCTTTATCAAAATTTACGGCAAATACAGCAGCTTTTGCGCCATCCTACCCAACTAATGGCAGTGGTGAAAGCCGATGCCTATGGCCATGGTGCTCTAACCGTTGCCCGCACAGCGATAGAGGCTGGTGCTGGGGGGCTATGTGTTGCTACTGTATCAGAGGGGATTCAACTCAGGCAAGGGGGAATTAAGGCCACTATACTCTTGTTGGGAGCGACTAATACCCCAGAACAAGTCAAAGCGATCGCTCACTGGCAATTGGAACCAACTCTGTGTAATCCTCAACAAGCTTTAGTGTTTTCGGAAACCTTGAGTGGTCTAAACCAAACCCTGCCAGTGCATCTGAAACTAGATACAGGGATGTCTCGCTTGGGAATGCCTTGGCAAGATGCTATCGAGTTTGTACGCCTAGTCCAACAATTACCTAACTTGGAAATAGCTAGTGTCTATTCCCATCTAGCTACTGCTGATAGTCCTGATCCCACAGTGATGAGACAGCAGCATGAAAGGTTTAAAAACGCGATCGCACAATTGCAGGCTGGTGGCATAACTCCACCCCGATTACACTTGGCGAATTCCGCTGCCACCTTAACCGACTCAGCATTGCACTACGATTGGGTGCGTGTAGGATTAGCCGTCTATGGTCTCTACCCAGCAGAGTATCTTCAAAAGGTTATTCACCTCAAGCCAGTGATGCAGGTAAAAGCCCGGATTACCCAAATTAAAACTATTCCCCCTGGCACTGGTATCAGCTATGGCCATCAATTTATTTCAAATCGACAGATGCGTGTAGCCGTAGTGGGTATTGGTTATGCTGACGGTGTTCCCCGAAATCTTTCCAATCGCATCAATGTCATCATCCAAGGGCAGCAAGTTCCTCAGATTGGCGCAATTACAATGGATCAGCTCATGCTCGATGTTAGTGATATTCCTAATATACAAGTTGGGGAAATAGTTACCTTAATTGGACAGGATGGGGAAGAGCAAATCTCAGCAGATGACTGGGCTATGGCTTTAGGCACCATTTCCTGGGAAATTATTTGTGGTTTTAAGCACCGACTACCCCGTGTAGTAGTAGGGTAA
- the rpsB gene encoding 30S ribosomal protein S2: MPVVSLAEMLESGVHFGHQTRRWNPKMDPYIYTARNGVHIIDLVQTAQLMEDAYHYIRTSSEQGKRFLFVGTKRQAAGIIAQEASRCGAYYVNQRWLGGMLTNWETIKTRVERLKDLERRETSGALDLLPKKEGSMLRRELGKLQKYLGGIKMMRKVPDIVIIIDQKREYNAILECEKLSLPIVSLLDTNCDPDLADIPIPANDDAIRSIKLIIGKLADAIYEGRHGQLDTAEEYEYEEFEEGLEEFPDEEEIQETEQSEQIESVDQGDNQDTEQE; encoded by the coding sequence ATGCCTGTAGTTTCTTTAGCTGAAATGCTAGAGTCAGGGGTTCACTTTGGTCACCAGACTCGCCGATGGAACCCCAAGATGGATCCTTACATTTACACTGCTCGCAATGGTGTCCACATCATTGACTTGGTACAGACAGCTCAGCTGATGGAGGACGCTTATCACTATATCCGCACCTCATCAGAGCAGGGGAAAAGATTTCTGTTTGTCGGTACTAAGCGGCAAGCGGCTGGAATTATTGCCCAAGAGGCAAGCCGTTGTGGTGCCTACTATGTTAACCAGCGCTGGCTAGGTGGTATGCTCACCAACTGGGAAACAATTAAGACCAGGGTGGAGCGACTGAAAGATTTAGAGCGTCGGGAAACCAGTGGTGCCCTTGACTTACTGCCAAAAAAAGAAGGGTCTATGCTGCGCCGGGAACTAGGTAAGCTTCAGAAGTATCTAGGTGGCATCAAAATGATGCGTAAGGTTCCCGACATAGTCATAATCATAGACCAAAAGCGGGAGTACAACGCTATTTTGGAATGTGAAAAGCTAAGTCTACCGATTGTATCACTATTAGATACAAACTGTGACCCTGATTTAGCCGATATTCCGATTCCAGCTAATGACGATGCGATCCGGTCGATTAAGCTAATCATAGGTAAACTGGCTGATGCCATTTACGAAGGCCGTCATGGTCAGCTAGATACTGCAGAGGAATATGAATACGAAGAATTTGAAGAGGGATTAGAGGAGTTCCCAGACGAGGAGGAAATTCAAGAGACTGAACAAAGTGAGCAAATTGAATCCGTAGATCAAGGAGATAACCAGGATACTGAGCAAGAATAG
- the tsf gene encoding translation elongation factor Ts: MAEIKAKLVKELREKTGAGMMDCKKALVESDGDTAKAIEWLRKKGITSAEKKSGRVAAEGIIGSYIHTGGRVGVLVEINCETDFVARRDEFQALVKNVAMQVAACPNVEYVKVDDIPQEIVQKEKDIEMGRDDLGKKPENIKEKIVQGRIDKRLKELSLMDQPYIRDQSITVEELVKQCVAQLGENIQVRRFTRYVLGEGIEKEESNFAEEVAAQMGS, translated from the coding sequence ATGGCGGAAATTAAAGCAAAACTTGTCAAAGAGCTACGGGAAAAAACCGGCGCTGGCATGATGGATTGCAAAAAAGCGCTCGTAGAAAGCGACGGAGACACGGCCAAAGCTATAGAATGGCTGCGTAAAAAAGGCATTACCTCAGCTGAGAAAAAATCCGGTCGTGTGGCAGCAGAAGGAATTATCGGCAGCTACATCCACACTGGTGGTCGAGTCGGTGTACTCGTAGAAATTAACTGCGAGACCGATTTTGTTGCCCGGCGCGACGAGTTCCAAGCCCTAGTCAAGAACGTCGCCATGCAAGTAGCAGCTTGCCCTAACGTTGAATACGTGAAGGTCGATGACATCCCTCAAGAGATTGTTCAAAAAGAAAAAGACATTGAAATGGGTAGGGATGACCTAGGCAAAAAGCCAGAAAACATCAAAGAGAAAATTGTTCAGGGTAGGATTGACAAACGCCTTAAAGAACTCTCGTTGATGGATCAACCTTACATTCGTGATCAAAGCATCACAGTGGAAGAATTAGTCAAGCAATGTGTTGCCCAGTTGGGTGAAAACATCCAAGTGCGTCGTTTCACTCGCTACGTCTTGGGTGAAGGTATAGAAAAGGAAGAAAGCAACTTTGCTGAAGAAGTTGCTGCCCAGATGGGCTCTTAA